The Streptomyces sp. HUAS CB01 genome has a segment encoding these proteins:
- a CDS encoding MoaD/ThiS family protein — translation MAIEVRIPTILRTYTDGAKAVEGSGDTLAELFADLETRHPGIQARIVDEANGEQLRRFVNVYLNDEDVRFLDGISTKLSDGDSVTILPAVAGGMA, via the coding sequence ATGGCCATCGAGGTCCGCATCCCGACCATCCTCCGCACCTACACCGACGGCGCCAAGGCCGTCGAGGGCAGCGGGGACACGCTCGCCGAGCTGTTCGCCGACCTCGAGACCCGGCACCCCGGAATCCAGGCCCGGATCGTGGACGAGGCGAACGGCGAGCAGCTGCGCCGCTTCGTGAACGTCTACCTCAACGACGAGGACGTCCGCTTCCTCGACGGCATCTCCACCAAGCTGTCCGACGGCGACAGCGTGACGATCCTGCCGGCCGTCGCCGGCGGTATGGCCTGA
- a CDS encoding putative leader peptide: MVPHDVSEKTPGTPLLVARLHVDLCRLSSAICTRCADSRTA, translated from the coding sequence ATGGTTCCCCACGACGTGAGCGAGAAGACGCCGGGCACGCCGCTGCTCGTGGCGCGCCTGCACGTCGACCTGTGCCGCCTTTCCAGCGCCATCTGTACGCGCTGCGCGGACAGCCGTACGGCCTGA
- a CDS encoding M67 family metallopeptidase produces the protein MLTITQALYDRIVAHAREDHPDEACGVVAGPVGEGRPERFIPMLNAARSPTFYEFDSSDLLKLYREMDDRDEEPVIIYHSHTATEAYPSRTDISYANEPGAHYVLVSTADTDDAGPFQFRSFRILDGEVTEEEVEVVEAY, from the coding sequence ATGCTGACCATCACCCAGGCCCTGTACGACCGGATCGTCGCCCACGCCCGCGAGGACCACCCCGACGAGGCGTGCGGCGTGGTCGCGGGGCCCGTCGGCGAGGGGCGGCCCGAGCGCTTCATTCCCATGCTCAACGCCGCCCGCTCGCCCACGTTCTACGAGTTCGACTCGTCGGACCTGCTCAAGCTCTACCGGGAGATGGACGACCGGGACGAGGAGCCGGTGATCATCTACCACTCCCACACGGCGACCGAGGCGTACCCCTCCCGCACCGACATCTCGTACGCCAACGAGCCCGGCGCCCACTACGTGCTCGTCTCCACGGCGGACACCGACGACGCCGGCCCGTTCCAGTTCCGCTCCTTCCGGATCCTCGACGGCGAGGTCACGGAGGAGGAGGTCGAGGTCGTCGAGGCGTACTGA